A genomic window from Pelagicoccus albus includes:
- the atpC gene encoding ATP synthase F1 subunit epsilon, translating into MSIQLEIVTPHGKVYDETVDSVVMPTTTGEVGIMPGHIPLLTELQAGEIAVSKSGGVDHLAVSKGFAQCIGDKVSILAENAISEDDIDEAEVAEAIARAQEALKNAKEMSEEEIALMETTVQYASIQQLLKKKK; encoded by the coding sequence ATGTCCATCCAGTTAGAAATCGTAACCCCTCACGGGAAGGTCTACGATGAAACCGTCGATTCAGTCGTTATGCCAACGACCACTGGAGAAGTCGGGATCATGCCAGGCCACATACCGCTCCTCACCGAGTTACAAGCTGGTGAGATCGCGGTCAGTAAGTCCGGTGGCGTTGATCACCTAGCTGTAAGCAAAGGCTTTGCTCAATGCATCGGGGACAAAGTTTCGATTCTAGCTGAAAACGCTATCAGCGAGGACGATATCGACGAAGCTGAAGTCGCTGAAGCGATAGCCCGTGCGCAAGAAGCCCTTAAGAATGCCAAAGAAATGAGCGAAGAAGAAATCGCTCTGATGGAAACCACCGTCCAATACGCTTCAATCCAGCAACTGTTGAAGAAAAAGAAGTAG
- the atpD gene encoding F0F1 ATP synthase subunit beta: protein MSNTGKILQVIGPVVDVQFTAETIPPIYQALTIQYEAAGESIDLTLEVQQHLGEGVVRAVAMSSTEGLKRGMEILDSGAPISVPVGEGVLGRIFNVTGDPVDQRGEVKFDKKYPIHRPAPPLTEQDTKATILETGIKVIDLICPFIKGGKVGAFGGAGVGKTVVIMELINNIAKTHGGYSVFAGVGERSREGNDLYHEMSDSGVIDQQNIENSKVALVYGQMNEPPGARMRVALSALSMAEYFRDEKNQDVLLFVDNVFRFSQAGSEVSALLGRSPSAVGYQPTLSSEMGALQERITSTTKGSVTSFQAVYVPADDLTDPAPANTFAHLDSTIVLERSIADLGIYPAVDPLASVSKALEPAVVGQEHYDVARGVQRVLQRYKDLQDIIAILGLDELSPEDKQTVFRARKIQKFLSQPFNVAEVFTGFPGKIVPVSDTIKGFKQILDGELDHIAENDFYMKGGLDEVLEAAKA from the coding sequence ATGAGCAACACCGGAAAGATCCTCCAAGTTATTGGACCAGTTGTAGACGTCCAGTTTACCGCAGAAACAATTCCGCCAATTTACCAGGCGCTCACTATCCAGTACGAAGCTGCTGGTGAGTCGATCGATCTGACTCTAGAAGTTCAACAGCACCTTGGTGAAGGCGTTGTTCGTGCCGTTGCGATGTCTTCTACTGAAGGTCTGAAGCGTGGTATGGAGATCCTCGACTCCGGCGCACCTATCTCTGTACCAGTAGGTGAGGGCGTTCTCGGTCGTATTTTTAACGTAACTGGCGATCCAGTTGACCAACGTGGCGAAGTTAAATTCGATAAGAAATACCCGATTCACCGACCCGCTCCTCCGCTTACTGAGCAGGACACCAAGGCGACGATTCTTGAAACAGGTATCAAGGTTATCGACCTAATTTGCCCGTTCATCAAGGGTGGTAAAGTTGGTGCATTCGGTGGTGCTGGTGTTGGTAAGACCGTTGTCATCATGGAGCTCATCAACAACATCGCGAAAACGCACGGTGGTTATTCCGTTTTCGCTGGAGTAGGGGAGCGTTCGCGTGAGGGTAATGACCTTTACCACGAAATGTCCGATTCCGGAGTTATCGACCAACAGAATATCGAAAACTCCAAGGTGGCGCTCGTTTACGGACAAATGAACGAACCACCAGGTGCACGTATGCGTGTCGCCCTTTCAGCTCTCTCAATGGCTGAGTATTTCCGTGACGAAAAGAACCAGGACGTTCTTCTCTTCGTCGACAACGTTTTCCGTTTCTCGCAAGCCGGTTCCGAAGTATCCGCCCTTTTGGGACGTTCCCCATCAGCGGTTGGTTATCAGCCAACGCTTTCGTCTGAAATGGGTGCTCTTCAAGAACGCATCACTTCCACCACAAAGGGATCCGTTACTTCCTTCCAGGCGGTTTACGTACCTGCGGACGACTTAACTGACCCAGCTCCGGCAAACACCTTCGCTCACCTGGACTCAACTATCGTGCTTGAGCGTTCGATCGCTGACTTGGGTATCTACCCAGCGGTTGATCCTCTCGCTTCCGTATCGAAGGCACTCGAACCTGCGGTTGTTGGACAGGAGCACTACGACGTAGCCCGTGGAGTACAGCGGGTACTACAACGCTATAAGGATTTGCAGGACATCATCGCGATTCTTGGTCTCGACGAGCTTTCTCCAGAAGACAAGCAAACCGTTTTCCGTGCACGTAAGATCCAGAAGTTCCTTTCCCAACCTTTCAACGTTGCGGAAGTATTCACTGGATTCCCAGGTAAGATCGTTCCGGTTTCGGACACCATCAAAGGCTTCAAGCAAATCTTGGATGGCGAACTCGATCACATCGCTGAAAACGACTTCTACATGAAGGGCGGACTCGACGAAGTGCTCGAAGCTGCGAAGGCGTAA
- the atpA gene encoding F0F1 ATP synthase subunit alpha, protein MSSVIEQIEQQIANLQTKTVQSNIGKIVTIADGVAKIEGLSEAMYNEMIEFPGGTIGIALNLEEDAVGVVILGESTHLKAGDEAKCTGKLLSVPVGKGLLGRVVNALGAPVDGKGPVESSESYPVEKIAPGIIERKSVDQPLATGIMAIDSMIPIGRGQRELIIGDRGTGKTTIAIDTIINQAKINEVGLASGDESFRPVYSIYVAVGQKNSNIARTLGVLEEAGALKYTIIVTAGASDAAADQYLAPYSGVAMAEWFMSNGMDALIVYDDLSKHAAAYRQMSLVLKRPSGREAYPGDVFYLHSRLLERSARVNEDNGNGSITALPIIETLAGDLSAYIPTNVISITDGQIFLETDLFNQGIRPAVSVGLSVSRVGSAAQIKATKQVAGKIKLELAQFRELAAFAQFGSDLDAKTKAQLDRGSRIVELFKQPAFNPLPIEEQVAVLWGIQNNYYDDIDVSRIVPAAASIREFFTTRKEVLLVSIREKAKIDDELGAELKKAYDEWKPSFA, encoded by the coding sequence ATGAGTTCCGTCATCGAGCAAATCGAACAACAGATCGCAAACCTCCAGACTAAGACTGTCCAGAGCAACATCGGCAAGATCGTCACCATTGCTGACGGCGTTGCTAAGATCGAAGGTCTGTCTGAGGCCATGTACAACGAAATGATCGAATTCCCAGGCGGAACGATCGGCATTGCCCTCAACTTGGAAGAAGACGCTGTTGGTGTTGTTATCCTTGGTGAGTCGACTCACCTTAAGGCAGGTGACGAAGCAAAGTGCACTGGCAAGCTTCTCTCCGTTCCAGTTGGCAAAGGACTTCTAGGACGCGTAGTGAACGCTCTGGGTGCTCCAGTTGATGGTAAGGGACCAGTTGAAAGTTCCGAATCTTACCCAGTTGAAAAGATCGCTCCTGGTATTATTGAACGTAAGTCGGTCGACCAGCCATTGGCGACTGGTATCATGGCTATCGACTCCATGATTCCAATCGGTCGTGGTCAACGTGAGCTTATCATTGGTGATCGTGGTACCGGCAAGACTACCATCGCTATCGATACCATTATCAATCAGGCGAAGATCAATGAGGTAGGACTCGCTTCCGGTGACGAAAGCTTCCGCCCCGTCTATTCGATCTATGTCGCGGTAGGACAGAAGAACTCCAACATCGCTCGTACGCTTGGCGTACTTGAAGAAGCAGGAGCTCTCAAGTACACAATTATCGTTACCGCGGGTGCGTCCGACGCTGCTGCTGACCAATACCTTGCTCCTTACTCTGGAGTCGCGATGGCCGAATGGTTCATGTCGAACGGTATGGATGCCTTGATCGTGTACGATGACCTTTCCAAGCACGCTGCCGCCTATCGTCAGATGTCTTTGGTTCTCAAGCGCCCATCTGGTCGTGAAGCATATCCGGGTGACGTCTTCTATCTGCACTCCCGTCTTCTTGAACGTTCTGCTCGTGTAAACGAAGACAACGGAAATGGATCCATCACAGCACTCCCTATCATTGAGACCTTGGCCGGTGACCTTTCTGCATACATCCCAACGAACGTGATTTCAATCACTGACGGACAGATCTTCTTGGAAACCGACCTATTCAACCAAGGTATCCGCCCTGCGGTTTCCGTAGGTCTCTCGGTTTCCCGCGTTGGTTCTGCCGCACAGATCAAAGCGACCAAGCAAGTTGCGGGTAAGATCAAACTCGAACTGGCACAGTTCCGCGAACTAGCCGCTTTCGCACAGTTCGGTTCTGACCTCGATGCAAAAACGAAAGCTCAGCTCGACCGCGGTTCCCGCATCGTGGAGCTCTTCAAGCAGCCAGCCTTCAACCCACTTCCAATCGAAGAGCAGGTAGCAGTGCTCTGGGGTATCCAGAATAATTACTACGACGACATTGATGTCTCTCGTATTGTGCCAGCTGCCGCGTCGATCCGTGAATTCTTCACAACTCGCAAGGAAGTCCTGCTAGTAAGCATCCGCGAGAAGGCCAAGATCGACGACGAATTGGGTGCTGAGCTTAAGAAGGCTTACGACGAGTGGAAACCAAGCTTCGCCTAA
- the atpG gene encoding ATP synthase F1 subunit gamma, with amino-acid sequence MPSTKEIRTRIKSVKNTRQITKAMELVAASKMKKAQQNASSGQAYAALLAEVLANVSDRIDGIEHPFFEKREVKKRGILVVSTDRGLCGPLNSNVFREVLKVKDEARFVTIGRKAVQFVSRNKLDLLAEFSVPDEVPYLQIKQIVEFMIEKYEAGEIDTVEVLYPRFVNTLVQEASFGKLVPISNLDDMINSLRGKDAEPYHESLDERKMKFEPDPATILSSLLPLFVNREAHQALLSARASEHSARMVAMKTAKDNASSLLDSLTLQYNKARQAAITQEILEIAAATASNG; translated from the coding sequence ATGCCAAGTACCAAAGAAATCCGCACCCGCATCAAGTCGGTCAAGAATACTCGCCAAATAACAAAGGCGATGGAGCTTGTCGCGGCTTCAAAGATGAAGAAGGCGCAACAGAATGCGTCTTCTGGCCAGGCGTACGCAGCATTGCTAGCGGAGGTGTTGGCCAACGTCTCTGATCGCATCGATGGAATAGAGCATCCGTTTTTCGAAAAGCGTGAAGTCAAGAAACGTGGAATCCTAGTCGTATCCACTGACCGCGGACTTTGCGGGCCTCTCAACAGTAACGTTTTTCGTGAAGTGCTGAAGGTAAAGGACGAAGCTCGCTTCGTAACGATCGGCAGAAAAGCGGTTCAATTCGTCAGCAGAAACAAGCTAGACTTGCTGGCGGAGTTCTCCGTGCCGGACGAAGTCCCTTACCTGCAGATTAAACAGATCGTGGAATTCATGATCGAAAAGTATGAAGCTGGCGAGATCGACACTGTCGAAGTGCTCTATCCTCGTTTTGTGAATACACTCGTTCAGGAAGCATCTTTCGGTAAGCTGGTTCCGATCAGCAACCTAGACGACATGATCAACAGCCTCCGTGGCAAAGACGCGGAGCCTTATCATGAAAGTCTCGACGAGCGAAAGATGAAGTTTGAGCCGGACCCAGCGACTATCCTCTCATCCTTGCTTCCACTTTTCGTTAACCGTGAAGCGCACCAAGCGTTACTTTCAGCAAGAGCGTCAGAACACAGTGCTCGAATGGTTGCTATGAAGACGGCGAAAGACAACGCGAGCTCGCTGCTTGATTCTCTTACGCTGCAATACAACAAGGCCCGCCAAGCGGCCATCACTCAAGAAATCCTCGAAATTGCCGCGGCTACTGCTTCCAACGGCTAA